The Sphingobacteriales bacterium nucleotide sequence TGTAGTTGCAAATTTTGCATACTCCATAGGAGTAGATAATTTTTGAGCAGCAAATAATTTTTTACGCATTTCTTTTGAGTATCCAATTGGAGTGTCTGATGTACACTCTGTGCCACCAGAAATGATTACATCTTCTCTGCCTAATTGAATAGAATCCATAGCAATAGAAATTGCTTGGTTGGCAGAAATACACGCTTGCTTTATGGTACTTGCAGGCGCTTTAATTGGTACACCTGCTGTAACAGCAGATTCACGTGCTACGTTTTCTGTTTTAACATTTGAAATTACATTGCCATAAATTACTCTATCAACTTCATTTGCATCTAATCCTGTTTTATCTAATAAACCTTTGATTGCAAATTGACCAAGTTGATAAGACATTAAATCCATATAGTCTGTTCCCGACTTTAAGAAAGGCGTACGTACACCATCAATAAACACTACTTTTTTCATTTTCTAATTTTTTTATTTCTCCAAATTTAATCAAATCCAATGCATGCATTGTAATTATAAGGTTAAGTTTGGGTTATAGAAAATATTTTAACTTTTGTTAAATGAATTGTATAAATATGGAATTATTTTTTTAGATTTATGCCTTATTACATTAATACTATTTATATTATGATGGATTCTATCATTACTTTTTTTTCTCAGAATGATTACTACTATATTAAATTACTTTCAATTCCAATTGTTTCTGGTGGAATTGGTTGGTTTACAAATTGGCAAGCAATTAAAATGACTTTCTATCCAATTAATTTTTGGGGTATTAAAATTGGTAAAATTCCAATTGGTTGGCAAGGTATTATTCCTGCAAATGGACCAAAAATGGCAGATATTACTGTTGATTTGATGACGCAAAAACTTATTTCTGTAGAAGAAGTTTTTGAAAGATTGAATCCAGATGATGTGGCAAAAGAGATGGCACCACAAATGAAAGAATTATCTGAAAGAGTTGTATCTGATGCTATGATGAAGCATCAACCTAATCTTTGGAAAAATACACCACAGATTGTAAAAAATACAATTTTTAATAGAACTGCTCAAGATATTCCTGAAGCTATTCGTGGTATGATGCAAGATGTGAAAGACAATATCAATGATTTAATGAATTTAAAGAAATTGTGTGTTGAAGCAATTATCAAAGACAAGACATTAATTAATGAAATTTTTCTTACTTGCGGAAAAGAAGAATTTAAGTTTATAGAAGTTTCAGGCTGGTGGTTTGGTTTAATATTTGGTATTGGACAAATGTTGGTATGGCATTTCTTTCCATTAGATTGGACATTGCCTGTGGCAGGAATTATTGTTGGTTATGCAACAAACTGGTTAGCGTTGAAGTTGATATTTTCGCCAAAACGTCCTGTTAAGTTTTTATTTTGGACATTTATTGGTTTATTTATTAAAAGACAAAATGAGGTTTCTGCATTGTATGGAAAAATTATTGCAGATAGAGTTTTAAATTCTGAAAATTTGTGGGAACATATGTTGAATGAAAAAGGTGGTGAGCGAATGTATAAACTTATAGAAAAACATATTAATGATGGTATTGAGAAGGCAACAGGTGCTGTGCCAGATCCAATTATGAATTTATTAGAAGGTACTAAGGCATATGCTGAAATAAAAGAATTGATAGTTAGAGATATGGTAAGACAAATGCCAAATCGACTAAGAAATTTATATGATTTTACAGATAAAGCATTTGATATTGAAGGAATCATGCGTGAGAAGCTACAAGCATTACCACCAGAAGATTTTGTTGGCGTATTGCGTCCTGCTTTTGAAGAAGAAGAAATGAAACTTATACTTGTTGGTGCTGCATTGGGTGGCTTAGCTGGTTTAGCACAATTGGTATTCGTCTTTGGTGGTGCGTAGAAAATTTGAAATTACTTAGCAATATGTTCTGCAACTAAATATGCTGTAGTCCATCTTGCTTGGAAGTTGAATCCACCAGTAATGCCATCTATATCTAATATTTCGCCAGTAAAAAACAGCTTATTGTATTGTTTGCTTTGCATTGTTTTTAAGTCTATATTGCTTAAACAAACACCACCAGCTGTTACAAACTCATCTTTATTGGTGCTCTTTCCATTTATTTTTAATTGAAATTGTGTAAGATTTTCAATCAATTGTTGAATTTCTTTTTTGCTAATATCAGCCCAGTTTTTTTCTATATTAATATTTGATACATGAAGTAGATTTATCCAAAATCTATTGGGTAACTCAAATGCTTTGGTATTACTTATCTTCTTTTTTGAAGAAATATTTTTCATATCAATTATATATTCGCTTGCTTCATTTGTTGTTTTGTTTATCCAATTAATTATGATATTGCAATTGTAGTTTTTATTACCTAATTCTTTTGCTCCAAATGCTGATAGCTTAAGCACACATGGTCCAGTGATGCCTTGGTGTGTGATCAAAATATTGCCTTCTGTTTTTATTTTTGTTTGTTCTATTTGTGCTGTACAATCTTGTAAAGTAATACCTGATAATTCTTTGAATAATAAGTTTTTTGTATTGAAACTAAATAATGATGGAATGCATGGTTCTATTTGTATATTTTTTTGTTCTAATTCTTTTAATATAATAGCATTGGTGCTGCATGCTAAAATTAATTGTTGGCAAGAATATTGTGTGTTTAATGTCTTTAACTCAAAGCTGTTGTCGTTTATTTTTATTCCAACTACTTTTTGTTCTGTAATTATT carries:
- a CDS encoding NAD(P)/FAD-dependent oxidoreductase, which encodes MKIIVVDDLFVFKFIYFHADILSLIMQNHYDIIIVGAGASGFFAAINIAKKKPNLKIAILEQSKKVLEKVKISGGGRCNVTNACSDPKELIKNYPRGGKNLLNAFYTFNTTHTIEWFEQHNIELKTEIDGRVFPKSNQSQTIIDCFLTLAKQHNIEIITEQKVVGIKINDNSFELKTLNTQYSCQQLILACSTNAIILKELEQKNIQIEPCIPSLFSFNTKNLLFKELSGITLQDCTAQIEQTKIKTEGNILITHQGITGPCVLKLSAFGAKELGNKNYNCNIIINWINKTTNEASEYIIDMKNISSKKKISNTKAFELPNRFWINLLHVSNINIEKNWADISKKEIQQLIENLTQFQLKINGKSTNKDEFVTAGGVCLSNIDLKTMQSKQYNKLFFTGEILDIDGITGGFNFQARWTTAYLVAEHIAK
- a CDS encoding DUF445 family protein, with protein sequence MPYYINTIYIMMDSIITFFSQNDYYYIKLLSIPIVSGGIGWFTNWQAIKMTFYPINFWGIKIGKIPIGWQGIIPANGPKMADITVDLMTQKLISVEEVFERLNPDDVAKEMAPQMKELSERVVSDAMMKHQPNLWKNTPQIVKNTIFNRTAQDIPEAIRGMMQDVKDNINDLMNLKKLCVEAIIKDKTLINEIFLTCGKEEFKFIEVSGWWFGLIFGIGQMLVWHFFPLDWTLPVAGIIVGYATNWLALKLIFSPKRPVKFLFWTFIGLFIKRQNEVSALYGKIIADRVLNSENLWEHMLNEKGGERMYKLIEKHINDGIEKATGAVPDPIMNLLEGTKAYAEIKELIVRDMVRQMPNRLRNLYDFTDKAFDIEGIMREKLQALPPEDFVGVLRPAFEEEEMKLILVGAALGGLAGLAQLVFVFGGA